Proteins encoded in a region of the Paenibacillus pedocola genome:
- a CDS encoding cobalt-precorrin-5B (C(1))-methyltransferase → MSKEGNAMIGENGMDGQAAAGSPAPMRRGYTTGACAAAAAKGAALLLITGEAPHSVELYLPAGFHHRFELTGCERQGDNSATCATIKDAGDDPDATHGAWIEATVSWLDHPSIEIDGGRGVGRVTKPGLPVAVGEAAINPVPRRMILEAVSEVLEEHGAARGLRVVISVPEGEAIARKTLNPRLGILGGISILGTRGVVTPFSTEAYQASIVQAISVAAATGNGQLVLTTGGSSEKHAQAMFNELPEEAFIQMGEYVGFSLGHAKAYGFQKVTLVGMAGKYSKVAQGAMLIHSKNAPVDFGFLAAVAAEAGADKRLVQEVAGANTASQVVDLMTEAGHLDFFKQLCRHACMQCLKQVNGGMTVEMVLITMKGRLLGRAEIRG, encoded by the coding sequence ATCAGCAAAGAAGGGAATGCCATGATCGGGGAGAACGGAATGGACGGGCAAGCGGCGGCTGGGAGTCCGGCTCCGATGCGCAGGGGCTATACGACGGGTGCCTGTGCTGCAGCAGCAGCCAAAGGGGCGGCACTCCTGCTTATAACCGGTGAAGCGCCGCATAGCGTAGAGCTGTATTTGCCTGCGGGATTCCACCACCGCTTCGAATTGACCGGCTGTGAGCGTCAGGGTGACAATAGCGCGACCTGCGCAACAATTAAGGATGCCGGGGATGATCCCGATGCGACACACGGGGCGTGGATTGAAGCTACGGTGAGCTGGCTGGATCACCCCTCCATCGAGATTGACGGCGGACGCGGCGTCGGACGGGTAACGAAACCGGGCCTGCCGGTGGCAGTCGGCGAAGCGGCAATCAATCCGGTACCGCGGCGGATGATTTTGGAGGCTGTCTCCGAGGTGCTCGAGGAACATGGTGCAGCGCGCGGGCTGCGGGTAGTTATCAGTGTACCTGAAGGCGAAGCGATTGCCCGAAAGACACTCAACCCGCGGCTCGGTATCCTTGGCGGCATCTCCATTCTTGGTACGCGGGGCGTAGTGACTCCGTTCTCTACCGAAGCTTATCAGGCGAGTATCGTGCAGGCGATTTCGGTCGCCGCTGCTACCGGGAACGGCCAGCTGGTATTGACCACCGGAGGCAGCAGTGAAAAACATGCGCAGGCGATGTTCAATGAGCTTCCGGAGGAAGCTTTTATCCAAATGGGTGAATATGTAGGGTTCTCACTCGGCCATGCCAAAGCTTACGGATTTCAGAAAGTGACGCTGGTGGGCATGGCCGGTAAATATTCCAAGGTGGCGCAAGGTGCGATGCTGATCCATTCCAAAAATGCGCCTGTAGACTTCGGTTTTCTCGCCGCCGTTGCCGCTGAGGCAGGGGCTGATAAACGGCTGGTACAGGAGGTTGCAGGCGCAAATACCGCCTCTCAGGTTGTGGATCTGATGACCGAGGCGGGGCATTTGGATTTTTTTAAACAGCTGTGCCGTCATGCCTGCATGCAATGTCTGAAGCAGGTGAATGGAGGCATGACGGTGGAGATGGTGCTGATTACGATGAAGGGCAGGCTGCTGGGGAGGGCGGAGATCCGTGGATAA
- the cbiE gene encoding precorrin-6y C5,15-methyltransferase (decarboxylating) subunit CbiE: MDKIIYVIGIGEDGAGGLTPQSLSRVQESEVLFGGERQLSFFSRYSGEKIVLQGGMEAFADKLEGLYRERQTVVLASGDPLFYGIAGFLVRRFGPQHVEVVPHYSSVQLAFARLGDSWQDAELVSLHGRPITGLAQRIDGRHKVALLTDPVNNPAFIAAYLLEFGMLEYEAFVCERLGGPEEVCRFWELDKMARHDFAPLNVVILRRKPESTAGVRRGFAYPDEAFEQRKPEKGLITKREVRALVLSELNLAENAVVWDIGSGSGAIAVECARIARFGRVFALEKERVNLPTMEANRRKFRADYTIVHSKAPEGLDKLPDPDAVFIGGSGGELADIIAQSAGRLRPGGVIVVAAITIETLYGSMEALREAGLNPEVTHLQASRGKPIIGMTRLEGMNPVYVVSGTKAEC, from the coding sequence GTGGATAAAATAATATATGTCATCGGCATTGGCGAAGACGGCGCCGGCGGACTGACGCCGCAGAGCCTGAGCAGAGTGCAGGAGAGCGAAGTATTGTTCGGCGGGGAACGGCAGCTGTCGTTCTTCAGCCGCTACAGCGGGGAGAAAATCGTCCTGCAGGGCGGAATGGAGGCCTTTGCCGACAAGCTGGAGGGGCTCTATCGAGAGCGTCAGACGGTGGTGCTTGCCTCCGGAGATCCGCTGTTTTACGGAATTGCCGGCTTTCTGGTCCGGCGGTTCGGGCCGCAGCATGTTGAGGTGGTTCCGCATTACAGCAGTGTGCAGCTTGCTTTTGCCCGGCTTGGCGACAGCTGGCAGGATGCGGAGCTTGTCAGTCTGCACGGGCGGCCGATTACGGGACTGGCCCAACGGATTGACGGCAGACACAAGGTGGCGCTGCTGACCGATCCGGTCAATAATCCGGCGTTTATTGCCGCCTATTTGCTGGAGTTTGGCATGCTGGAATATGAAGCCTTTGTCTGTGAGCGGCTGGGCGGTCCCGAAGAAGTCTGCCGGTTCTGGGAGCTGGACAAAATGGCCCGGCATGACTTTGCACCGTTGAATGTAGTGATTCTGCGCCGGAAGCCGGAGAGCACTGCCGGTGTGCGGCGCGGGTTTGCTTATCCGGATGAAGCCTTTGAGCAGCGGAAGCCGGAAAAGGGACTGATCACGAAGCGCGAGGTGCGCGCTCTGGTGTTGTCCGAGCTGAATCTGGCGGAGAATGCGGTAGTCTGGGATATCGGCTCCGGTTCCGGGGCAATTGCTGTGGAGTGTGCGCGGATTGCCCGGTTCGGCAGGGTTTTTGCATTGGAAAAAGAACGGGTTAATCTGCCGACCATGGAAGCGAACCGGCGGAAATTCCGCGCCGATTATACGATTGTTCACAGCAAGGCGCCGGAGGGGCTGGACAAGCTGCCCGATCCGGATGCTGTATTCATCGGCGGCAGCGGCGGTGAGCTTGCCGATATTATTGCACAATCGGCTGGACGGCTGCGGCCGGGCGGAGTGATTGTCGTTGCTGCGATCACGATTGAGACGCTATATGGAAGCATGGAGGCGCTGAGGGAGGCCGGTCTGAATCCGGAGGTTACGCACCTTCAGGCTTCACGGGGCAAGCCGATTATAGGCATGACAAGGCTGGAAGGGATGAATCCGGTCTATGTGGTCAGCGGGACAAAAGCCGAATGCTAG
- the cobI gene encoding precorrin-2 C(20)-methyltransferase, with the protein MLAVGTLYGVGVGPGDPELITVKACRLLKECPVIAYPAAKKGGKSYAHEIVEMYVDAEQKTMLGLVFPMTKDPVQLENGWRWTVELCWNELRHGNDVAFVTEGDPNLYSTFIHLARLMQELHPGVPVVSVPGISSVLGAAAALEQPLADGNQRVGIIPATEDREALKEALLHHDTIVFLKVAKVLDTVLDVLDELGLGGKASVVTKVTSPYETVWRDARKLRGTELEYLSLMVVSK; encoded by the coding sequence CTGCTGGCAGTCGGCACGCTGTATGGAGTCGGTGTCGGCCCGGGCGATCCGGAGCTGATCACGGTCAAAGCTTGCCGTCTGCTCAAGGAATGTCCGGTTATCGCGTATCCCGCCGCCAAAAAAGGCGGCAAGTCCTACGCCCACGAAATCGTGGAAATGTATGTGGATGCAGAGCAAAAAACGATGCTGGGCCTCGTCTTCCCCATGACCAAGGATCCGGTGCAGCTGGAGAACGGGTGGCGCTGGACAGTCGAGCTGTGCTGGAATGAGCTGCGTCACGGGAATGATGTTGCTTTTGTGACCGAGGGTGATCCTAACCTGTACAGCACGTTTATCCATTTGGCCCGGCTGATGCAGGAGCTTCATCCCGGGGTGCCGGTTGTGTCCGTTCCGGGAATCTCCTCGGTGCTGGGTGCAGCCGCTGCGCTCGAACAGCCGCTTGCCGACGGCAACCAGCGGGTAGGCATTATTCCGGCAACCGAAGATCGTGAGGCGCTGAAGGAGGCGCTGCTCCATCACGACACCATCGTATTCCTAAAAGTAGCGAAGGTACTGGATACCGTGCTGGATGTCTTGGACGAATTAGGCCTGGGCGGCAAAGCCTCGGTTGTCACCAAAGTGACTTCACCGTATGAAACGGTATGGCGGGATGCGCGCAAGCTGCGCGGCACGGAGCTGGAGTATTTGAGCCTGATGGTGGTGAGCAAATGA
- the cobM gene encoding precorrin-4 C(11)-methyltransferase, which yields MTDLLLEPKVYIVGAGPGDPELITVKGSRILRSADLVLYADSLVSEALIHSAKGGAEVLQSSGMDLERQVELMVQAVQAGKSVARVHTGDPSMYGAILEQMSLLKLCGVSYEIVPGVSSVFASAAALGAELTVPEITQTVILTRAEGRTPVPEREQLRRLAEHHCTVALFLSASLAGHVAGEFLAAGWSPDTPVAVVKRATWPDQQILRTTVERLEGDLQAAGITMHAMILAGRALDPELVNHGAPRSKLYDKTFTHGFREGTGLHG from the coding sequence ATGACAGACCTACTGCTGGAGCCAAAAGTATACATTGTCGGTGCCGGACCCGGCGACCCTGAGCTGATTACCGTCAAAGGCAGCCGGATTCTTCGTTCGGCGGATCTTGTGCTCTACGCGGATTCGCTGGTAAGCGAAGCGCTGATACACAGCGCTAAGGGCGGGGCTGAAGTGCTGCAAAGCTCGGGCATGGATCTGGAGCGGCAGGTGGAGCTGATGGTCCAGGCTGTCCAGGCCGGAAAAAGCGTCGCCCGCGTGCATACCGGTGATCCCTCTATGTACGGGGCGATCCTTGAACAGATGTCGCTGCTGAAGCTGTGCGGCGTCAGCTATGAGATCGTCCCGGGCGTCAGCTCTGTCTTCGCTTCGGCAGCGGCACTGGGTGCGGAGCTGACGGTGCCCGAAATAACGCAGACGGTGATCCTGACCCGTGCCGAAGGGCGCACACCCGTGCCGGAACGCGAGCAGCTGCGCCGGCTGGCCGAGCACCACTGCACGGTGGCACTGTTTCTCAGCGCATCGCTGGCCGGACATGTCGCCGGTGAATTTCTCGCAGCCGGCTGGAGCCCCGATACACCTGTGGCTGTCGTTAAGCGGGCTACCTGGCCGGATCAGCAGATTCTGCGTACGACGGTAGAACGGCTGGAAGGAGACCTGCAGGCAGCCGGGATTACGATGCATGCGATGATTCTGGCCGGACGGGCACTGGATCCGGAGCTGGTTAACCATGGTGCGCCCCGCTCGAAGCTTTACGATAAAACCTTCACCCATGGGTTCCGGGAGGGGACCGGCCTGCATGGTTAG
- a CDS encoding cobalt-precorrin 5A hydrolase, translated as MVRKYAAVAITRNGIGLALKLGGLLADTEVYCYAKYSGGLEEIPGERRIFTGSVKELLPNLFRRYEAVILFFSLGAAVRLIAPLLENKTSDPAVIVIDEGGEHVISVLSGHLGGANRLTLQIAELLQSRPVITTASDVQGTFAADLLGREFGWCADSFAPMKSISAAIVNGEQVAFLQESGERDWLPAGAVLPEHVRLCGDMLELLQAPRSAAIVVTDRLLKPGEAAALGERTALYRPRSLVLGLGCNRGTPAAELEAVVMETLAELRLSPLSVRNAATAAIKGDEAGLLELCGKYGWELSLYSPEQLNSVPLDCPSEIVFKATGAYGVCEPAALLSSGSSQLLLSKKKSGNVTIAVARVTYTG; from the coding sequence ATGGTTAGGAAATATGCGGCTGTAGCCATTACGCGGAACGGAATCGGACTGGCCTTGAAGCTGGGCGGGCTGCTCGCAGATACTGAGGTGTATTGCTATGCGAAATACAGCGGGGGGCTGGAGGAGATTCCCGGCGAACGCCGGATTTTCACCGGTTCTGTCAAAGAGCTCCTGCCGAATCTCTTCCGCCGGTATGAGGCGGTTATTCTGTTCTTCTCGCTCGGCGCGGCCGTCCGGCTGATCGCACCGCTTCTGGAGAACAAAACATCCGATCCTGCGGTCATTGTCATTGATGAGGGTGGAGAACATGTCATCAGTGTGCTGTCCGGCCATCTGGGCGGGGCGAACAGGCTGACCCTGCAAATAGCTGAACTGCTGCAGAGCCGACCCGTTATTACTACAGCTTCCGATGTGCAGGGCACCTTCGCCGCAGATCTGCTGGGCCGTGAATTCGGCTGGTGTGCGGATAGCTTCGCCCCGATGAAAAGTATCAGCGCGGCTATCGTCAACGGTGAGCAGGTAGCCTTCCTGCAGGAGAGCGGAGAGCGGGACTGGCTTCCGGCAGGAGCAGTGCTGCCGGAGCATGTCCGGCTCTGCGGGGACATGCTAGAGCTGCTGCAGGCGCCCCGCAGCGCGGCGATTGTTGTAACCGACCGCCTGCTGAAGCCGGGGGAGGCTGCGGCGCTTGGGGAGCGGACCGCCTTGTACCGGCCCCGCAGTCTGGTGCTCGGCCTCGGCTGCAACCGCGGAACACCGGCTGCAGAGCTGGAAGCCGTGGTTATGGAAACCCTGGCTGAGCTGCGGTTGTCCCCTTTAAGCGTCCGGAATGCCGCAACCGCCGCTATTAAAGGCGATGAAGCAGGACTCCTGGAGCTGTGCGGGAAATACGGCTGGGAGCTCAGCCTGTATTCTCCGGAGCAGCTGAACTCCGTGCCGCTGGACTGTCCTTCGGAGATTGTTTTCAAGGCAACCGGTGCTTATGGCGTCTGTGAACCGGCAGCATTGCTGTCTTCCGGCAGCAGTCAACTGCTGTTGTCCAAGAAAAAAAGCGGCAATGTAACGATTGCCGTAGCCAGGGTGACTTATACCGGATAA
- a CDS encoding cobyrinate a,c-diamide synthase, producing the protein MDEKDESNNLTKQLSQLQHRPRLIVAGTGSGSGKTTVTLGLMRAFARRGLKVQGYKCGPDYIDPAYHAAVTGYPARNLDSWMTPGSYLLEYFLRSSENAELSVIEGVMGLYDGKEAAALTGSTAEIALLTDSPVLLVVDVRSMGRSAAAVVLGFQQLEPRVRIAAVMVNRCGSASHFETVKTAIEAACGIPVIGGLPRNGGLDIPERHLGLLPAVERGELEPLFNHAADLLAEGTDLEMLLGIAQAANPLSLGAADKDCSCIVASSASGRSAEEMQAGPAADGRKLLHPAPVIAVARDAAFNFYYADNLELLARAGARLVEFSPLRGDGIPPEADGIYLGGGFPEEFAAEIAGNDSFLTGLRAAAGQGMPLFAECGGYMVLARTLTDRAGAVHKMAGVIPAHAVMQERRAALGYREVTALQDSLLLKQGERLRGHEFHYSVMSYEAGEPRSYPYETKGRGGVHPEGYHKGNVMAAYTHVHLASYLPAAARLVAACRSYLHGNRL; encoded by the coding sequence ATGGATGAAAAGGATGAGAGTAATAACCTGACGAAACAGCTAAGCCAGCTGCAGCACCGGCCGCGCCTCATCGTAGCCGGCACCGGCAGCGGCTCGGGCAAAACGACGGTGACACTGGGGCTGATGCGCGCTTTTGCCCGGCGCGGTCTGAAGGTGCAGGGCTACAAATGCGGCCCGGATTATATTGATCCGGCCTATCATGCTGCCGTAACTGGATATCCCGCCCGCAATCTCGATTCCTGGATGACCCCGGGCAGCTACCTGCTGGAATATTTCCTGCGTTCCTCCGAGAATGCTGAGCTCTCGGTGATTGAAGGAGTTATGGGGCTTTATGACGGTAAAGAAGCAGCAGCGCTGACCGGCTCTACGGCCGAGATTGCGCTTCTCACAGACAGCCCCGTTCTGCTTGTAGTGGATGTGCGCAGTATGGGCCGCAGTGCGGCGGCGGTAGTGCTTGGCTTTCAGCAGCTGGAGCCGCGTGTGCGGATTGCAGCGGTAATGGTGAACCGCTGCGGAAGCGCCAGCCATTTCGAAACGGTCAAAACGGCGATTGAAGCCGCCTGCGGAATTCCCGTTATCGGCGGGCTGCCGCGGAACGGCGGGCTGGACATTCCCGAGCGGCATCTGGGCCTGCTGCCCGCCGTGGAGCGCGGGGAGCTGGAGCCCTTGTTTAATCACGCCGCCGATCTGCTGGCAGAAGGTACAGATCTGGAGATGCTGCTGGGCATTGCACAGGCAGCTAATCCGCTGTCTCTTGGTGCAGCGGACAAGGACTGTTCCTGCATAGTAGCTTCATCCGCATCTGGGCGGTCAGCGGAGGAAATGCAGGCTGGCCCGGCTGCAGATGGCAGGAAGCTCCTGCACCCGGCTCCGGTCATCGCCGTCGCCCGGGATGCCGCGTTCAATTTCTACTACGCCGACAATCTGGAGCTGCTGGCCCGTGCCGGAGCGCGGCTGGTTGAATTCAGCCCGCTGCGCGGTGATGGCATCCCGCCGGAGGCGGACGGCATTTACCTTGGCGGCGGTTTCCCTGAGGAGTTCGCTGCTGAAATTGCCGGCAATGATAGCTTTCTTACAGGTCTTAGAGCTGCTGCAGGCCAGGGAATGCCGCTGTTTGCAGAATGCGGCGGATACATGGTGCTGGCCCGCACACTTACCGACCGTGCCGGAGCTGTGCATAAGATGGCGGGGGTAATACCAGCCCATGCAGTCATGCAGGAACGCCGTGCGGCACTCGGTTACCGTGAGGTTACAGCGCTGCAGGACAGCCTGCTGCTCAAGCAGGGAGAGCGCCTGCGCGGCCATGAATTTCATTACTCCGTGATGAGCTACGAAGCAGGGGAACCCCGGTCCTATCCCTATGAGACCAAGGGAAGGGGAGGCGTTCATCCTGAGGGGTATCACAAGGGGAATGTCATGGCCGCCTACACGCATGTTCATCTGGCCTCCTACCTGCCGGCGGCGGCGCGGCTGGTGGCAGCATGCCGCAGCTATTTGCACGGAAACAGACTTTAA
- a CDS encoding ROK family protein, whose translation MRILGAIEAGGTKFVCGVGHEDGTIIERVSFPTTTPQETMSLVLDYFTGKNVEAIGIGSFGPIDPVLGSPTYGHITTTPKPHWGGYNLVGAVAGQFQVPVGFDTDVNGAALGEYTWGAAQGLDSCLYITVGTGIGAGAVAGGELIHGLSHPEMGHILVPRHPEDTYNGFCPYHGDCLEGLAAGPAIGSRWGKPAGELPADHPAWAMEAHYLAHALMNYVLILSPQRIVMGGGVMKQSQLFPLIHTKLQELLSGYVQHPALNAEIGSYIVPPQLGDNAGLSGALGLAKLALARA comes from the coding sequence GTGAGAATACTGGGAGCAATTGAAGCAGGGGGAACAAAGTTTGTATGTGGAGTCGGGCATGAAGACGGTACAATTATCGAGCGGGTAAGCTTTCCTACGACAACCCCGCAGGAGACAATGAGTCTGGTGCTGGACTATTTTACCGGCAAGAATGTAGAGGCGATCGGAATTGGTTCGTTCGGACCGATTGATCCGGTGCTTGGCAGTCCCACTTACGGACACATCACCACTACACCTAAACCCCACTGGGGAGGATATAATCTCGTTGGCGCAGTAGCCGGACAATTTCAGGTGCCGGTTGGTTTCGATACGGATGTGAACGGTGCTGCGCTGGGCGAATATACGTGGGGGGCTGCGCAAGGACTGGACAGTTGTCTATATATTACTGTCGGAACAGGCATCGGAGCCGGTGCGGTTGCCGGAGGAGAGCTGATTCACGGCTTGTCCCATCCGGAAATGGGGCATATTCTCGTTCCCCGGCATCCCGAGGATACCTACAACGGTTTCTGCCCTTATCACGGGGATTGCCTGGAAGGCCTGGCTGCGGGTCCGGCGATCGGCAGCCGCTGGGGCAAGCCTGCCGGCGAGCTCCCGGCGGATCATCCGGCCTGGGCGATGGAGGCTCACTATCTGGCCCATGCTCTGATGAACTATGTACTGATCCTGTCTCCGCAAAGAATCGTTATGGGCGGCGGTGTCATGAAGCAGAGCCAGCTGTTTCCCCTGATTCATACCAAGCTGCAGGAGCTGCTCAGCGGGTATGTCCAGCATCCTGCGCTGAATGCCGAAATTGGCAGCTATATCGTTCCTCCGCAGCTTGGCGACAATGCCGGGCTTTCCGGAGCACTGGGTCTTGCCAAGCTGGCACTCGCCAGAGCGTAG
- a CDS encoding HRDC domain-containing protein has translation MCVQEMDWSCGGSGYTGAAGRRSNHACCKTRKVGIHMQIVFMNRLSRISGVEQEIFAQLWIGEEEGVWRLGWKDFAGSLETDEHIWYEGGSWNEMLCVYRHELAVKMGAGYRPLIDGVFHDEENLAQRSREQLQLQYYSEHHGNEAVYEELCAWRRGKASSERKAPYILASNRLLRMLSAYLPRTPEELLQIPGVGEGKASQHGGEWLNITAGVPREHNYPLNWVFEAVDDEEFSSWLFKQKEIKYKKQLERLRLRRILLQGIENGLDMEQLKASSGVSRREVLESVEELEKEGYSVEKLIELELRGVTADEQNRIWTAYELMGDSYLKPALYKAYGENFSPAEGLDLYYERLRLIRIRFRRIQDTGIGMATSF, from the coding sequence TTGTGCGTTCAGGAGATGGATTGGAGCTGCGGAGGCTCCGGTTACACCGGGGCCGCCGGCCGGCGCAGCAATCATGCTTGCTGTAAGACGAGGAAGGTAGGGATTCATATGCAGATTGTATTTATGAACCGGTTATCCAGAATATCTGGAGTAGAACAGGAAATTTTTGCCCAGCTTTGGATTGGCGAGGAGGAGGGAGTATGGCGCCTGGGCTGGAAGGATTTCGCGGGCAGTCTTGAAACGGATGAGCATATCTGGTATGAGGGCGGTTCGTGGAATGAAATGCTCTGCGTCTACAGGCATGAGCTGGCGGTGAAGATGGGTGCCGGCTACCGTCCGCTGATTGACGGAGTGTTTCACGACGAGGAGAACCTGGCCCAGCGCAGCCGTGAGCAGCTGCAACTGCAGTATTACAGTGAACATCACGGTAATGAGGCTGTCTATGAGGAGCTGTGCGCCTGGCGCCGGGGCAAGGCATCCAGCGAACGGAAAGCACCGTATATTCTTGCCAGTAACCGTCTGCTGCGTATGCTCAGCGCTTACCTGCCCCGCACGCCTGAGGAGCTGCTGCAAATTCCTGGTGTCGGGGAAGGAAAGGCTTCGCAGCATGGCGGGGAATGGCTGAATATCACCGCTGGTGTACCCAGGGAGCATAATTATCCGCTGAACTGGGTGTTTGAAGCAGTGGATGATGAGGAATTCTCCTCCTGGCTCTTTAAGCAGAAAGAGATCAAATATAAGAAGCAGCTGGAACGTTTGCGTTTGCGGCGGATCCTGCTTCAGGGCATTGAGAACGGCCTGGACATGGAGCAGCTGAAGGCGTCCAGCGGAGTCAGCCGCCGTGAAGTGCTCGAATCTGTTGAAGAGCTGGAGAAGGAGGGATATTCGGTGGAGAAGCTGATCGAGCTTGAGTTGCGGGGAGTTACGGCGGATGAACAGAACCGCATTTGGACTGCCTATGAGCTGATGGGTGATTCCTATCTGAAGCCAGCGCTTTATAAAGCTTACGGTGAGAATTTCTCGCCGGCAGAGGGGCTGGATCTGTATTATGAACGCCTGCGGCTGATCCGCATCCGTTTCCGGCGGATACAGGATACGGGAATAGGCATGGCGACGAGTTTTTAA
- a CDS encoding 1-phosphofructokinase family hexose kinase, which yields MIVTLTVNPSVDASTSIERVVPDHKLRCREASYKPGGGGINVSRAIRRLGGESLALYASGGLHGQLLQHMLEQEGVRQQEIRISGQTRENLIVVEESTGQQFRFDMPGPHFIEGDWIQCLEQLKALTEKPTYIVASGSLPPGCPVDFYGRVVETAKQWNARVIVDTSGEALQYAADAGVYLLKPNARELEELVGHGIAGDEELKAAALELIEQGRTEVVVVSLGGQGALLITREGCEHLNAPEVQVLSVVGAGDSLVAGTVYSLERGWPLREAVQFGIASGSAAVMNPERELCKREDTERLFAEMKEADKA from the coding sequence ATGATTGTGACGTTGACAGTTAATCCTAGTGTGGATGCCAGCACGAGCATTGAAAGGGTAGTTCCGGACCATAAACTCCGCTGCCGGGAAGCCTCATATAAACCGGGAGGGGGCGGGATCAATGTGTCCCGGGCGATCCGCAGATTAGGTGGAGAATCTCTGGCTCTTTATGCTTCGGGCGGTCTGCATGGACAATTGCTGCAGCATATGCTTGAGCAAGAGGGCGTGCGCCAACAGGAAATCCGGATTTCTGGGCAGACGCGCGAAAATCTGATCGTTGTTGAGGAATCAACGGGCCAGCAGTTCCGCTTCGACATGCCGGGCCCGCATTTTATTGAAGGGGACTGGATACAGTGCCTGGAGCAGCTAAAAGCCTTAACGGAGAAGCCAACCTATATTGTCGCCAGCGGCAGCCTGCCGCCGGGGTGTCCGGTGGATTTCTATGGGCGCGTCGTAGAAACTGCGAAGCAGTGGAACGCCCGGGTGATTGTCGATACATCAGGAGAAGCGCTGCAATACGCTGCCGATGCCGGTGTCTACCTGCTGAAACCGAATGCGCGTGAATTGGAAGAGCTTGTAGGGCACGGCATCGCTGGTGATGAAGAATTAAAGGCAGCTGCGCTGGAGCTGATTGAACAGGGACGGACCGAAGTGGTGGTGGTCTCTTTAGGCGGACAAGGCGCACTGCTGATTACCAGGGAAGGCTGTGAGCATCTGAATGCTCCTGAAGTTCAGGTGCTTAGCGTCGTTGGTGCAGGAGACAGTCTGGTAGCAGGGACCGTATATAGTCTGGAGCGCGGGTGGCCTCTGCGCGAAGCCGTCCAGTTCGGAATCGCTTCCGGCAGCGCGGCCGTGATGAACCCGGAGCGGGAGCTGTGCAAGCGCGAGGATACAGAACGTTTATTTGCTGAGATGAAGGAAGCGGATAAGGCTTGA
- the corA gene encoding magnesium/cobalt transporter CorA, with the protein MKIRLVNAGVFTPIDDIEETLTAPLEGFYWIDADDEDLELLQPLYNLHDLAVEDCLSEEEQRPKIEIYESHYFIVVNSIRFDDEEIFLRALNVFLGRHFIITVTKQKIHELRVLKPILWEQEVSEPDRFLYHLIDTVVDNYFSVGDRIEARIEKLEEDILMHTKKSHLSEIIGLRSEILWLKKMLGPQKEVINTLNKKDLRLIDDQLQKYFSDIYENAVKISETFETYRDLMGNLREAYQSSIANRANEIMRVFTAITTIFMPLTVITGIYGMNFDNIPETHSQYGYYGVIAVMVTLGCGMLFIFRKKDWL; encoded by the coding sequence ATGAAAATCCGGCTGGTGAATGCAGGGGTTTTTACACCGATCGATGATATTGAGGAAACACTTACCGCCCCTTTAGAAGGGTTCTACTGGATCGATGCCGATGACGAGGATTTGGAGCTGCTTCAGCCTCTGTATAATCTGCATGATCTGGCCGTTGAGGATTGCCTCAGCGAGGAGGAACAGCGGCCGAAGATTGAAATTTATGAGAGCCATTATTTTATTGTAGTCAACAGCATCCGTTTTGATGATGAGGAGATTTTCCTCCGGGCGCTTAACGTTTTTCTGGGCAGACATTTCATCATTACCGTCACCAAGCAAAAAATTCATGAGCTGCGTGTCCTGAAGCCCATTCTGTGGGAACAGGAGGTCAGCGAACCTGACCGGTTCCTTTACCATCTGATCGACACGGTCGTAGATAATTACTTCTCGGTCGGCGACCGGATTGAAGCACGGATCGAAAAGCTCGAAGAGGATATCCTCATGCACACCAAGAAATCGCACTTAAGCGAAATCATCGGTCTGCGCAGTGAAATCCTGTGGCTGAAGAAGATGTTGGGGCCGCAGAAGGAAGTTATCAACACACTAAACAAAAAAGACCTCCGACTGATCGATGATCAGCTGCAGAAGTACTTCAGCGATATTTATGAGAATGCGGTTAAAATCTCTGAAACATTCGAGACCTACCGCGACCTCATGGGCAACTTGCGCGAAGCCTACCAATCCAGTATCGCCAACCGCGCCAATGAAATCATGAGAGTTTTTACCGCAATTACTACAATATTCATGCCGCTGACCGTAATTACCGGGATCTACGGAATGAACTTTGACAATATACCCGAGACCCATTCACAATATGGCTACTATGGCGTAATTGCCGTAATGGTAACGCTCGGCTGTGGAATGCTGTTTATTTTCCGCAAAAAGGATTGGCTATGA